A segment of the Hemicordylus capensis ecotype Gifberg chromosome 6, rHemCap1.1.pri, whole genome shotgun sequence genome:
CGTCCAGCTCACCTCCGGCTCCCTCCGGGTCAGACTGCGAAGCGGTTCAGGCTGTGCTGGTGTGATGTCTGGCGCGGCCGGCTCCGGGGCGGGCGCCAGCTCGGTGAGCTCCGTGGTGCGGCGCTTCCTGGCCGAGTACAGCAGCGGGACGCCGAGCCGCCTGAAGGTGCTGGACGCCTACCTGCTCTACGTCATGCTGACGGGCGCGCTGCAGTTCGGCTACTGCCTCGGCGTCGGCACCTTCCCCTTCAACTCCTTCCTCTCGGGCTTCATCTCCGCCGTGGGCAGCTTCATCCTCGGCGGTGAGCGAGCAGGCGGGCGGAGAGGGGGCGCCTTGCTCTGCCGGCCGTCGCCGTGGCAAGCGCACGAGGCCGGCGAGCGGTCAGCGGTCTCGCCATGGCAAGCGCGCGCGGGGATCATTGCGGCGCCCAGCTGACACTGTCCCTTGGGGAGTGGGTGCAGGCCCCCGTGTCGCTATGGCAACCGAAAGGCCACCGCGCgcatggggggaggaggggggcctccaacgGCCGCGGAGAGGTGGGCGGCTATTGGCTCGCTGTGTAAAGGGGCGGGGAAGTTTAGCATTCTCCGCTGCCATAGTAACAGGCCACCTGCCCCCAGGTTAGATGCAGCTCCGTGGGGCTCAAGCTGTGACCCCCGAGGGGGCTTTAGGCcttctccagactcagaggcacgatgcctctcaataccagtcgcaggggagccacagcaggaggagagaaggcatgcacagatctcttgcctgtgggctccccagaggcatctggtgggccaccgtgcgaaacaggatgctggactagatgggcc
Coding sequences within it:
- the DAD1 gene encoding dolichyl-diphosphooligosaccharide--protein glycosyltransferase subunit DAD1 translates to MSGAAGSGAGASSVSSVVRRFLAEYSSGTPSRLKVLDAYLLYVMLTGALQFGYCLGVGTFPFNSFLSGFISAVGSFILGVCLRIQINPQNKGEFQGISPERAFADFLFASTILHLVVINFVG